The following proteins are co-located in the Gammaproteobacteria bacterium genome:
- a CDS encoding DUF2063 domain-containing protein translates to MSDKPQFQQLQYEFAAHIRDPQGNPAPAGIEDRRLAIYRELFYNNVQSLLAGTFPILRKVLSDSHWHRLLRKYFAKHQSHTPLFLEMPQEFITYLQEEHELADDEPAFMLELAHYEWSELAVAILEVEPDMEAVDPRGDLIEGVPVISPTSWSLAYTYPVHRISPDFMPDEPGEDATFLVVYRDQGDKIGFLEINAVTARLIELIERQEARTGCELLSQIAGEIGHEDATAIIDAGRDILERLHRHDVILGTVKS, encoded by the coding sequence ATGTCGGATAAACCACAGTTTCAGCAGCTGCAATACGAATTTGCCGCCCACATCCGTGACCCGCAGGGCAACCCGGCGCCAGCGGGTATCGAGGACCGGCGGCTGGCGATTTATCGCGAGCTGTTCTACAACAATGTCCAGAGCCTGCTTGCGGGTACCTTCCCGATCCTGCGCAAGGTCCTCAGTGACAGCCATTGGCACCGGTTGCTCCGCAAGTATTTTGCGAAACATCAATCACATACGCCGCTTTTCCTGGAAATGCCTCAGGAGTTTATTACTTACCTGCAGGAAGAGCATGAGCTGGCCGATGACGAGCCGGCCTTCATGCTGGAGCTGGCGCATTACGAATGGTCCGAGCTTGCCGTTGCGATTCTGGAAGTGGAACCGGACATGGAAGCCGTCGACCCGCGTGGCGACCTGATCGAGGGCGTTCCGGTAATTTCACCAACCAGCTGGTCGCTGGCTTATACCTACCCGGTACACCGCATCAGCCCGGATTTCATGCCCGACGAGCCCGGCGAGGACGCAACTTTCCTGGTGGTCTACCGCGACCAGGGTGACAAGATTGGTTTTCTCGAAATCAATGCTGTCACTGCGCGCCTGATCGAGCTCATCGAACGCCAGGAAGCACGCACCGGGTGCGAGCTGCTCAGCCAGATCGCCGGTGAAATTGGTCATGAGGATGCCACCGCTATTATCGATGCAGGTCGCGACATCCTCGAGCGCCTGCACCGGCACGACGTCATCCTGGGCACCGTGAAGTCCTGA
- the nth gene encoding endonuclease III, with translation MNRDKRTEIFSRLRAADPHPTTELVYSNPFELLVSVILSAQATDVSVNKATEKLFAVANTPQKILDLGVAGLTPYIRTIGLYNSKAKNIIATCRILLEQHDGQVPEDRAALEALPGVGRKTANVVLNTAFGHPTIAVDTHIFRVSNRTGIAPGKTPLEVEKRLLRLVPEQFRQHCHHWLILHGRYVCKARKPDCPDCAIADLCEYRRKTPA, from the coding sequence GTGAACCGCGACAAGCGCACAGAAATTTTCTCGCGGCTGCGCGCTGCCGATCCACACCCGACCACCGAACTGGTTTACAGCAACCCGTTCGAACTCCTGGTGTCAGTAATCCTGTCAGCACAGGCCACCGATGTCAGCGTGAACAAGGCGACAGAAAAGCTGTTTGCCGTTGCCAATACCCCGCAGAAAATCCTGGACCTCGGTGTTGCCGGACTCACCCCCTATATCCGCACCATCGGTTTGTACAACAGCAAAGCGAAAAACATCATCGCCACCTGCCGGATACTTCTGGAGCAGCATGATGGCCAGGTGCCGGAGGATCGCGCTGCTCTCGAGGCGTTGCCGGGAGTGGGCCGCAAGACTGCCAACGTGGTCCTGAACACCGCGTTCGGCCACCCGACGATAGCGGTCGATACCCATATCTTCCGGGTGTCTAACCGTACCGGCATTGCACCGGGAAAGACGCCACTGGAGGTGGAAAAGCGGCTGCTCCGGCTGGTACCGGAGCAGTTTCGCCAGCATTGCCACCACTGGCTGATCCTGCATGGCCGCTATGTCTGCAAAGCGCGCAAGCCGGACTGCCCGGATTGTGCAATAGCCGATTTGTGCGAGTATCGCCGCAAGACGCCCGCCTGA
- the metG gene encoding methionine--tRNA ligase, which translates to MSENRRILVTTALPYANGSLHLGHMVEHIQCDIWVRFQRLRGHQCIFVCADDAHGTPIMLAARDEGITPEQLIARFFAEHQRDFDDFGISFDNYHTTHSDENRELMENIFRTLDQNGHIDRRTIVQAYDEKEGMFLPDRYVRGTCPNCDTPDQFGDSCESCGATYSPAELKDAVSVISGTAPVERESEHLFFRLADFSPMLRQWVGTLHDSVARKLEEWFDAGLQDWDISRDAPYFGFAVPGLPDHYFYVWLDAPVGYMASFKNLCDRTPELEFDDFWAPGSDTEVYHFIGKDIVYFHCLFWPAVLRGAGFRIPSSVYVHGFLTVNGQKMSKRRRTFITARQYLDNLSPEYLRYYYAAKLGSGVDDIDLNLEDFVQRVNSDVVGKLVNIASRCAGFISRKFDGRLAEQLPAPELFEQFAAAGDEIAALYEAREYSRAMRRIMTLADVANRYIDEHKPWQAIKDQTRQQEVHAVCTQGMNLYRTLIVYLKPVLPDIAAASEELFASAPLTWADAGTPLLDAPVNKFKPIIRRMDLEQVEKMLSTETDDVPAAKSAPVEKQDGDISIDQFLEVDLRVAKIVSAELVDGADKLLRLQLDIGDGQRTVFAGIRTAYEPHQLEGRLTVVVANLKPRKMRFGTSEGMVLAAGPGDSEIFLVSPDSGATPGMRVR; encoded by the coding sequence ATGAGCGAAAACCGCCGCATCCTGGTCACGACGGCCCTGCCCTATGCCAATGGCTCCTTACACCTGGGGCATATGGTCGAACACATCCAGTGCGATATCTGGGTGCGTTTTCAGCGACTGCGCGGCCACCAGTGCATATTTGTCTGCGCAGACGACGCGCACGGCACCCCGATCATGCTCGCAGCGCGCGATGAGGGCATTACGCCGGAACAGCTGATCGCCCGATTTTTTGCAGAACACCAGCGCGACTTCGACGACTTCGGCATCAGCTTCGACAACTACCACACCACCCACTCCGATGAAAATCGCGAGTTGATGGAGAATATTTTTCGCACGCTGGACCAGAATGGGCACATTGACCGGCGCACCATCGTCCAGGCATACGATGAAAAAGAAGGCATGTTTTTGCCGGATCGTTACGTGCGCGGCACCTGCCCCAACTGCGATACTCCCGATCAGTTTGGCGACAGCTGCGAATCGTGTGGCGCCACTTACAGCCCGGCAGAACTGAAAGATGCCGTGTCAGTTATTTCCGGTACTGCCCCGGTCGAACGCGAATCCGAACACCTGTTTTTTCGCCTCGCGGACTTTTCCCCGATGCTGCGCCAGTGGGTTGGTACGCTGCACGACAGCGTCGCGCGCAAGCTGGAGGAATGGTTCGATGCCGGCCTGCAGGACTGGGACATTTCGCGCGATGCGCCCTACTTCGGCTTTGCCGTTCCCGGACTGCCCGATCACTATTTCTACGTCTGGCTCGATGCCCCGGTCGGCTATATGGCCAGCTTCAAAAATCTCTGCGACCGCACTCCGGAGCTGGAATTCGATGACTTCTGGGCGCCTGGAAGCGACACCGAGGTTTATCACTTCATCGGTAAGGACATCGTCTACTTCCATTGCCTGTTCTGGCCGGCCGTACTGCGCGGTGCAGGGTTTCGTATTCCGTCCTCTGTTTATGTGCATGGTTTTCTCACCGTAAACGGACAAAAGATGTCCAAGCGCCGCCGGACGTTCATAACGGCACGACAGTATCTCGACAACCTCTCACCGGAGTACCTGCGCTACTACTACGCAGCCAAGCTCGGGTCAGGGGTCGACGATATAGACCTCAACCTCGAGGACTTTGTGCAGCGCGTAAACTCCGACGTCGTCGGCAAGCTGGTAAACATCGCCAGTCGCTGTGCCGGCTTTATCAGCAGGAAATTCGACGGCCGACTGGCCGAACAATTGCCAGCGCCCGAGCTGTTCGAGCAATTTGCAGCAGCTGGTGACGAAATTGCAGCTCTTTACGAAGCGCGCGAGTATTCAAGGGCGATGCGTCGCATCATGACGCTGGCCGACGTGGCCAATCGTTACATTGACGAGCACAAGCCCTGGCAGGCCATAAAGGATCAAACGCGGCAGCAGGAAGTACACGCTGTCTGCACGCAGGGGATGAATCTTTATCGCACGCTGATTGTCTATTTGAAGCCGGTGTTGCCAGACATTGCTGCCGCCAGCGAGGAGTTGTTTGCCAGCGCCCCGTTGACCTGGGCCGATGCCGGTACCCCGTTGCTTGATGCCCCGGTCAACAAGTTCAAGCCGATCATCAGGCGCATGGATCTCGAGCAGGTAGAAAAAATGCTGTCGACCGAAACTGACGACGTGCCTGCAGCGAAATCCGCGCCGGTGGAAAAACAGGACGGCGATATCAGTATCGACCAGTTCCTGGAAGTCGACCTGCGCGTTGCAAAGATCGTCAGCGCCGAGCTGGTTGACGGTGCCGACAAGCTGTTGCGGCTGCAGCTGGATATTGGTGACGGGCAACGCACGGTTTTTGCCGGCATCCGCACAGCCTATGAGCCACACCAGCTGGAGGGCCGCCTGACCGTGGTCGTGGCCAATCTCAAGCCACGCAAGATGCGTTTTGGTACGTCCGAGGGCATGGTGCTGGCTGCCGGCCCGGGTGACAGCGAGATATTCCTGGTCAGCCCGGACAGCGGCGCCACGCCCGGCATGCGGGTGCGATGA
- the rsxC gene encoding electron transport complex subunit RsxC: MNQDQAKANLLDLDEAPVGDVLTPTRRPSGFYGGLYLPTDKHELAGQPLETAPPPPHVVLPLTQHAGLPAIPCVKPGQRVLRGQQIAVADGFISANIHATTSGTVIAIDEQPVPHPSGLSAPCITIEADGKDEWCELHPVVGDYHTEDPVRVRQRVREAGIVGLGGAVFPTSTKLTARADINVHTLILNGAECDPQISCDEALMRRYATDIIAGARIVLHILQVNRCIIGIEEDKPESEAALRLAVEEFDDDRFEVVRVPAIYPEGSERQLIQALSGREVPSRGLPLDIGFVCLNVATAAAINTAVTTGRPLTERIVSVCGDAIARPANIIARLGTPVSSLVELCGGYTSDVDRLVVGGAMMGFAVGDDNIPVVKACNSILAMTADQGRSSKDIRPCIRCGECARVCPSRLLPQQLYWHAGSHDLEKLERYNIFDCIECGCCDYVCPSNIRLAQHFRFAKAEIAVQDADRERAALARQRYEDRNRRLADAAQDRAARIAAKKRKAAAAADIHKRRKVITDVMTRVRQKEARRDRTETQ; encoded by the coding sequence ATGAACCAGGATCAGGCGAAAGCTAACCTGCTGGACCTCGACGAGGCCCCCGTCGGAGACGTGCTGACGCCAACGCGCAGGCCGTCGGGTTTTTACGGCGGACTGTATCTGCCGACTGACAAACACGAGCTCGCCGGACAACCGTTGGAGACCGCGCCACCACCGCCACACGTGGTGCTACCACTCACACAGCATGCCGGCTTACCGGCGATCCCCTGCGTCAAGCCCGGCCAGCGCGTGCTGCGTGGCCAGCAGATTGCCGTTGCCGATGGCTTTATCAGTGCCAACATTCATGCCACTACATCCGGCACGGTAATCGCCATTGATGAGCAGCCCGTGCCGCATCCGTCCGGACTCAGCGCACCGTGTATTACGATCGAGGCGGATGGCAAAGATGAATGGTGTGAGCTACATCCGGTAGTCGGCGACTACCACACCGAAGATCCCGTGCGGGTCAGGCAACGGGTCCGCGAGGCCGGCATAGTCGGACTCGGTGGCGCCGTTTTCCCGACGTCCACCAAGCTGACAGCACGCGCCGATATCAACGTCCACACGCTGATCCTTAACGGTGCTGAATGCGACCCGCAAATCAGTTGCGATGAAGCGCTGATGCGTCGCTACGCCACCGACATCATTGCCGGAGCCCGGATAGTGCTGCATATCCTGCAGGTCAACCGCTGCATTATCGGCATCGAGGAGGACAAACCGGAAAGCGAAGCTGCCCTGCGTCTGGCGGTAGAGGAATTCGATGATGATCGCTTCGAGGTGGTCCGGGTGCCGGCTATCTACCCGGAAGGATCGGAAAGACAGCTGATCCAGGCGCTCAGCGGTCGCGAAGTGCCCAGCCGCGGTCTGCCGCTCGATATCGGCTTCGTCTGCCTCAATGTCGCTACCGCCGCGGCAATAAACACTGCCGTCACCACTGGCCGGCCGTTGACTGAGCGCATCGTATCGGTGTGCGGCGATGCGATCGCCCGCCCCGCAAACATTATTGCCCGGCTCGGAACCCCGGTCAGCAGCCTTGTCGAGCTGTGCGGCGGTTATACCAGCGATGTGGATCGCCTGGTCGTTGGCGGCGCCATGATGGGTTTCGCAGTGGGCGATGACAATATCCCGGTCGTCAAGGCTTGTAACTCGATCCTGGCCATGACGGCTGACCAGGGACGCTCGTCAAAAGACATACGACCATGCATCCGCTGCGGTGAGTGCGCACGGGTTTGCCCGTCCCGGCTGCTGCCGCAGCAGCTGTACTGGCACGCCGGTTCACACGATCTGGAAAAACTTGAGCGCTATAACATATTCGACTGCATCGAATGCGGTTGCTGCGACTATGTCTGTCCGAGCAATATTCGGCTGGCACAGCATTTCCGTTTTGCCAAAGCCGAAATTGCCGTGCAGGATGCCGACCGCGAGCGGGCCGCCCTGGCGCGACAACGCTATGAGGATCGCAACCGGCGCCTGGCAGATGCTGCGCAGGACAGGGCCGCGCGTATTGCCGCGAAGAAACGCAAGGCCGCAGCCGCAGCTGATATACACAAGCGCCGCAAGGTAATTACCGATGTCATGACACGGGTCAGGCAGAAAGAGGCGCGGCGCGACCGTACCGAGACGCAATGA
- a CDS encoding DUF1841 family protein — protein sequence MLYGDRNDMRQVFVDTYRKTQAGMPLAPMEQVIAAVIAEHPEYHKLLGAGDIDRDYTVEQGQTNPFLHMAMHISIREQLSVDRPAGISAAWQRLSLREGDAHQAEHRMLDCLAEMLIEAQRSGSMPDEQAYLRAVQQLL from the coding sequence ATGCTGTATGGCGATCGCAACGACATGCGCCAGGTATTTGTCGACACGTACCGGAAGACGCAGGCAGGCATGCCCCTTGCGCCGATGGAGCAGGTGATTGCTGCGGTTATTGCTGAACATCCCGAGTATCACAAGCTGCTGGGCGCTGGCGACATTGACCGGGACTATACGGTCGAACAGGGCCAGACCAATCCGTTCCTGCACATGGCCATGCACATAAGCATTCGCGAGCAGCTCAGCGTGGATCGCCCGGCCGGCATCAGCGCCGCCTGGCAGCGGCTGAGCCTGCGTGAGGGGGATGCGCACCAGGCCGAGCATCGGATGCTCGATTGCCTGGCGGAAATGCTGATCGAGGCGCAACGCAGCGGCTCGATGCCGGACGAACAGGCCTATCTGCGGGCGGTACAGCAGTTGTTGTAA
- a CDS encoding DUF692 domain-containing protein codes for MTDTDYPVHGAGIGLRRTMLTPLRENPPDQVDFLEVAPENWIGVGGSLGRKFRYFTERFPFVSHGLSLSLGGPSPLDEEFLLRLKGFLDDHGIRAYTEHLSYCTDDGHLYDLMPIPFTTEAVSYVADRIRRTQDILDRQIAIENVSYYAAPGKEIEEIEFINAILQEADCKLLLDVNNIYVNSINHGYDAEEFLRAMPADRIMYLHVAGHFVEAEDLRVDTHGSDVCDPVWSLLAAAYDEFGVIPTLLERDFNIPPLPELMQEVDIIRDLQEKQRVKETTPEATIDVG; via the coding sequence ATGACTGACACAGACTACCCGGTCCATGGCGCAGGAATCGGACTGCGCCGCACCATGCTCACGCCGCTACGCGAGAACCCTCCGGACCAGGTGGATTTTCTCGAAGTCGCGCCGGAAAACTGGATCGGTGTCGGCGGCTCCCTCGGACGGAAGTTTCGCTATTTCACCGAGCGCTTTCCCTTTGTCAGTCATGGGCTGTCCCTGTCACTGGGCGGGCCGTCACCGCTGGACGAAGAGTTCCTGCTGCGGCTGAAGGGCTTTCTCGACGATCACGGGATTCGCGCCTACACCGAGCACCTCAGTTACTGCACGGATGACGGGCACCTGTATGACCTGATGCCGATCCCGTTTACCACGGAGGCCGTCTCCTACGTTGCTGACCGTATCAGGCGTACCCAGGATATTCTCGATCGGCAAATCGCGATCGAAAACGTCTCCTACTACGCCGCGCCAGGCAAGGAAATCGAGGAAATCGAGTTTATCAATGCAATACTGCAGGAGGCGGATTGCAAACTGCTGCTGGATGTCAACAACATCTACGTCAACAGCATCAATCATGGTTACGATGCGGAGGAGTTCCTGCGCGCCATGCCCGCAGATCGCATCATGTACCTGCACGTCGCCGGGCATTTCGTCGAAGCCGAGGACCTGCGCGTCGACACTCACGGGTCAGACGTATGCGACCCGGTCTGGTCGCTGCTGGCCGCCGCCTACGATGAATTCGGCGTGATACCCACCCTGCTGGAGCGCGATTTCAACATTCCACCGCTGCCTGAGTTGATGCAGGAAGTCGACATCATTCGCGACCTGCAGGAAAAACAGCGCGTGAAAGAAACCACGCCGGAAGCAACTATCGATGTCGGATAA
- the rsxB gene encoding electron transport complex subunit RsxB, which translates to MTAAMLFLVGIAMLIGLALMLVTRVLRPQGSPVTDAIDQLLPQTQCGQCGYPGCRPYAEAVFRGDAKINRCPPGGEITIRELAKLLGRAPLPLDPQFGSTKPREIALIDESACIGCKKCILACPVDAIIGARKMMHTVIAQECTGCTLCVPVCPVDCIAMEPAVSGLRAWKRPRPRREPEARLDQLS; encoded by the coding sequence ATGACCGCTGCAATGCTCTTTCTGGTTGGCATCGCGATGCTGATCGGCCTCGCTCTGATGCTCGTGACGCGCGTGCTGCGCCCGCAGGGCAGCCCGGTAACTGATGCAATAGACCAGTTGCTGCCACAAACGCAATGCGGCCAGTGCGGCTACCCGGGCTGTCGCCCGTATGCCGAGGCAGTCTTTCGTGGCGATGCCAAAATCAACCGCTGCCCGCCTGGCGGCGAGATCACCATACGCGAACTGGCAAAACTTCTCGGTCGAGCACCGCTGCCGCTTGACCCGCAATTTGGCAGCACTAAACCCCGGGAAATTGCGCTGATTGATGAGTCCGCCTGTATCGGCTGCAAAAAGTGCATTCTGGCCTGTCCGGTCGATGCCATTATCGGCGCACGAAAAATGATGCACACGGTCATCGCCCAGGAGTGTACCGGCTGCACCCTGTGCGTCCCTGTCTGTCCCGTAGATTGCATTGCCATGGAACCTGCCGTGAGCGGGCTGCGCGCATGGAAACGGCCACGACCGCGACGTGAACCCGAGGCGCGGCTCGATCAGCTGTCATGA
- the rsxG gene encoding electron transport complex subunit RsxG: protein MTKGASWPGLVALLILAAIVAAAAALTWQQTAAEIALNERNYRLRVLHEIVPAERYDNSLFDDTTQALDPELLGSEEPVTVYRARSNGMPVALIMRVVAPQGYSGAIQLLVGINHDGTVAGVRAVEHRETPGLGDQIDTRRSNWILTFDGKALGNPPVQEWAVKSDGGKFDQFTGATITPRAVVRAVRDALLYFQANREQLFAETPST, encoded by the coding sequence ATGACTAAAGGCGCCAGCTGGCCGGGTCTGGTAGCGCTGCTGATACTGGCAGCGATAGTCGCAGCGGCAGCAGCGCTGACCTGGCAACAGACTGCGGCGGAAATAGCACTCAATGAGCGTAACTACCGGCTGCGTGTTCTGCACGAAATTGTGCCGGCGGAGCGCTACGACAACTCGCTGTTCGATGACACCACGCAGGCGCTGGACCCCGAGTTGCTGGGCAGTGAAGAGCCAGTGACGGTTTACCGCGCACGCAGCAATGGCATGCCGGTCGCATTAATCATGCGCGTGGTGGCACCACAAGGTTACAGTGGCGCCATCCAGCTACTGGTCGGCATAAACCACGACGGCACGGTTGCCGGCGTGCGGGCGGTCGAACACCGTGAGACGCCGGGACTGGGCGATCAGATCGACACCCGGCGCTCCAACTGGATTCTGACCTTCGACGGAAAGGCGTTAGGCAATCCGCCGGTGCAGGAATGGGCAGTAAAGAGCGATGGCGGTAAATTCGACCAGTTTACCGGCGCAACCATCACGCCGCGTGCGGTGGTCAGGGCGGTACGCGACGCACTACTATACTTCCAGGCCAATCGCGAGCAGCTGTTCGCAGAGACTCCCTCAACATGA
- a CDS encoding electron transport complex subunit E: MTKPLTDIIRDGLWRNNSGQVQMLGLCPLLAVTTTTVNAIGLGVATMAVLLLSNVFASLARPVLRPETRIALFVLVIAGLVTLVDLFMHARFFELHRELGIFVPLIVSNCAILARAEVFASRTDPLRAALDGLMTGAGFMLVLVVTGTVREMVGRGSILADAHMLFGETWRSAAIQLFDSGFIIAALPPGAFIIVGLLIALRNVLAGREIAAALPVAETQATAE, encoded by the coding sequence ATGACAAAACCGCTAACAGACATCATCCGGGACGGGCTGTGGCGCAACAATTCCGGTCAGGTACAGATGCTGGGCCTGTGCCCGCTGCTGGCAGTAACCACCACCACTGTCAACGCTATCGGCCTGGGTGTCGCCACAATGGCCGTATTGCTGCTGTCAAACGTCTTTGCCTCGCTTGCGCGACCGGTGCTAAGGCCTGAAACCCGTATTGCACTGTTTGTCCTGGTCATCGCCGGCCTGGTAACCCTGGTCGACCTTTTCATGCACGCCAGGTTTTTCGAACTGCATCGCGAGCTGGGTATTTTTGTGCCGCTCATTGTCAGCAACTGCGCAATACTGGCGCGGGCCGAAGTCTTCGCCTCGCGCACCGACCCGTTGCGTGCCGCGCTGGACGGCCTGATGACGGGAGCCGGATTCATGCTGGTGCTGGTGGTGACCGGGACGGTGCGGGAGATGGTGGGCCGGGGTTCCATCCTGGCGGACGCGCACATGCTGTTTGGCGAGACATGGCGCAGCGCAGCCATCCAGTTGTTCGACAGCGGATTTATCATCGCCGCATTGCCGCCAGGCGCTTTTATCATCGTTGGTCTGCTGATTGCACTGCGCAATGTGCTGGCGGGGCGAGAGATCGCAGCCGCCCTGCCGGTCGCCGAGACGCAAGCGACAGCAGAGTGA
- the rsxA gene encoding electron transport complex subunit RsxA: MNDLLLILVGAVLVNNLVLTRFLGLCPVFGTSAKLETAIGMSLATTFVLTLAAALAFLVERYVLLPLDLDYLRIITFILVIAAVAKLTELMVLKVDPLLHQLLGIFLPLVASNCAILGIVLLNAQESHSFLHSVFYGFGAGAGFSLVLVLFAAIRERVAVADVPRPFRGAAIAMITAGIMSLAFMGFTGLIST; encoded by the coding sequence ATGAACGACTTACTGCTGATTCTGGTCGGTGCAGTGCTGGTGAATAACCTGGTGCTGACCCGTTTTCTTGGTCTTTGCCCGGTATTTGGTACATCTGCCAAGCTGGAAACCGCGATAGGCATGTCACTTGCCACGACTTTCGTTTTGACGCTTGCGGCAGCGCTCGCCTTTCTGGTCGAGCGATACGTGCTTCTGCCGCTCGACCTGGACTACCTGCGAATAATCACTTTCATACTTGTTATCGCGGCGGTGGCGAAACTCACCGAGCTTATGGTGCTGAAGGTCGATCCTTTGCTGCACCAGCTGCTGGGAATTTTTCTGCCGCTGGTGGCCAGCAACTGTGCAATCCTGGGTATCGTGCTGCTAAACGCACAGGAGTCGCACAGTTTCCTGCATTCGGTGTTCTACGGGTTTGGCGCGGGCGCCGGGTTTTCGCTTGTGCTGGTCCTGTTCGCCGCGATCAGGGAACGGGTAGCCGTGGCCGATGTACCTCGTCCGTTCCGTGGCGCCGCCATAGCCATGATCACGGCAGGGATAATGTCACTCGCTTTTATGGGATTCACCGGGCTGATCAGTACCTGA
- a CDS encoding RnfABCDGE type electron transport complex subunit D, producing MKFQVEPAPHIISARPVPQVMREVLYALIPAVVVYTWYFGAGLIVNVAIACAVALASEAAILRLRRRDVRLYLSDYSAVVTAALLAFALPSLTPWYVTVTGTLFAIVFAKHLYGGLGFNPFNPAMAGYVLLLIAFPTEMADLWIAPRGAGDGLSVGQTLAAIFASTPPAAGWDAITSATPLDQVQSDLSRAMTMSEINANPTMHGSIVGAWLWINLAVAAGGIYMLARGIIRWHIPLAVIAGLALMATLFYLADADRNPSPLFHLTTGATMLGAFFIATDPVSAATSLRGRLIYGFGIGVIAYIIRTWAAYPDGIAFAVLIMNVAVPAIDYFTIPKPYGARDD from the coding sequence ATGAAATTCCAGGTCGAGCCGGCTCCGCACATCATCTCCGCGCGCCCCGTGCCGCAGGTGATGCGCGAAGTGCTCTATGCGCTGATACCCGCGGTGGTTGTCTACACCTGGTACTTTGGCGCCGGTCTTATCGTTAACGTGGCCATTGCGTGTGCCGTTGCGCTCGCCAGTGAAGCTGCCATATTGCGGCTGCGCCGGCGCGACGTTCGCCTGTATCTGTCTGACTACAGCGCGGTAGTTACCGCTGCTCTATTGGCGTTCGCGCTGCCGTCGCTGACACCCTGGTACGTTACGGTGACCGGCACCCTGTTTGCCATTGTGTTTGCCAAACATCTGTACGGCGGCCTCGGCTTTAATCCCTTCAATCCCGCGATGGCCGGCTATGTTCTGCTGTTGATAGCTTTTCCGACGGAGATGGCAGATCTGTGGATTGCGCCACGCGGTGCTGGCGACGGACTCAGTGTCGGTCAGACACTGGCGGCGATATTCGCGTCAACGCCCCCGGCTGCCGGCTGGGATGCGATCACTTCGGCAACACCGCTCGACCAGGTGCAGAGCGACCTGAGCCGCGCGATGACGATGAGCGAAATAAACGCCAATCCCACCATGCATGGATCAATCGTCGGTGCCTGGCTGTGGATCAATCTTGCCGTTGCTGCGGGCGGTATCTATATGCTGGCGCGCGGCATTATCCGCTGGCATATTCCGCTCGCTGTTATCGCCGGACTGGCGTTGATGGCGACGCTTTTCTACCTTGCTGATGCGGACCGCAATCCGTCTCCGCTGTTTCACCTGACTACTGGCGCAACAATGCTGGGCGCTTTTTTTATCGCGACTGACCCGGTCTCGGCAGCCACCAGCCTGCGCGGCCGGCTGATCTACGGTTTTGGTATCGGCGTGATTGCTTACATCATCCGCACCTGGGCGGCATACCCCGACGGCATTGCCTTTGCCGTGTTGATCATGAACGTGGCCGTACCTGCGATTGACTATTTCACGATACCGAAACCGTATGGAGCGCGCGATGACTAA
- a CDS encoding DoxX family protein: MHRLNDTVVDWLNRFDWLGPLALRLYLAPVFWVAGMNKVGGFENVVNWFGNDDWGLGLPFPGLMAFLATATEVAGGVLLLLGLATRWISIPLIATMIVAMGTVHLENGWQAVHDAQSPYASKYTFGIEADDAGEASKRLDRAKDILRDNANYEWLTEKGSFVVSNSGVEWAVTYLVMLLALLFTGAGRISLDHLLSRSRRE; this comes from the coding sequence ATGCACCGTCTGAACGACACCGTGGTTGACTGGCTCAACAGGTTTGACTGGCTGGGTCCGCTGGCGCTGCGACTGTACCTTGCACCGGTGTTCTGGGTTGCCGGCATGAACAAGGTCGGTGGCTTCGAAAATGTCGTCAACTGGTTTGGTAACGATGACTGGGGCCTGGGCCTGCCATTCCCGGGGCTGATGGCTTTCCTCGCTACCGCCACCGAAGTGGCCGGCGGGGTGCTGCTGTTACTGGGCCTGGCGACCCGCTGGATAAGTATCCCGCTTATCGCCACGATGATCGTCGCTATGGGGACAGTCCACCTGGAAAACGGCTGGCAGGCCGTGCATGACGCACAGAGCCCTTATGCCAGCAAGTACACATTCGGGATCGAGGCGGATGATGCCGGCGAAGCATCGAAGCGACTGGACCGGGCCAAAGATATCCTGCGGGACAACGCCAACTACGAGTGGCTTACCGAAAAAGGCAGTTTCGTGGTGTCAAACAGTGGCGTCGAGTGGGCCGTTACCTACCTCGTAATGTTGCTGGCACTGCTGTTCACGGGTGCCGGCAGAATCAGCCTCGACCACCTGCTGTCGCGCAGCCGGCGCGAATAA